One window of Medicago truncatula cultivar Jemalong A17 chromosome 2, MtrunA17r5.0-ANR, whole genome shotgun sequence genomic DNA carries:
- the LOC112419464 gene encoding zinc finger MYM-type protein 1-like translates to MRCVTSTTSLSLKEAVCDILSRHNLDVSNLRGQGYDGASNMRGEWNGLQALFMKDCPYAYYIHCFAHRLQLALVTASREVKPIHKFFEKLTFIVNAVCSSPKRHDELQAAQLKENEYLLEIEEIVPGKGANQIGTVKRATDTRWGSHFSSICSLIRMYEATCFVLKKIAKEATNYSTSGNADSAYNYLKSFDFIFILHLMKEIMGITDVLCQALQLQAQDVVNAMFLVRNTKTLIQQLREDGWDKLLANVRYFCVRHAIEIPDLDDLHSTTRFGRSRLEENLVTIEHYFRVEIFFTTIDKQLQELNSRFSEEAMDLLTLSCALTPKDSYKAFDVDTICTLVDKYYPMDFNDQEKIHLRYQLEQFIVDARKEPCLKNLSTIQELCSCLVATERNKIYFLIDRLLRLIMTLPVSTATTERSFSAMKIIKTRLRNKMGSGFLNDTMTVYIERETSASISSESVIDDFKLVGSRNDLF, encoded by the coding sequence ATGAGATGTGTTACCAGCACTACATCTTTAAGTCTTAAGGAAGCGGTGTGTGATATACTTTCTCGACATAACCTTGATGTTTCTAACCTTCGTGGTCAAGGGTATGATGGTGCAAGCAATATGAGAGGAGAATGGAACGGTTTACAAGCATTGTTTATGAAGGATTGTCCTTATGCATACTACATCCATTGTTTTGCTCATAGATTACAACTTGCCTTGGTTACTGCATCAAGAGAAGTCAAACCAATTCATAAATTCTTTGAGAAACTGACTTTTATTGTCAATGCTGTTTGTTCTTCTCCTAAGAGACATGATGAGTTACAAGCTGCCCaactaaaagaaaatgaatatttgttgGAAATTGAAGAGATTGTACCTGGTAAAGGTGCAAACCAAATTGGTACTGTGAAACGGGCAACAGATACTCGATGGGGATCACATTTCAGTTCTATTTGTAGCTTGATCCGCATGTATGAAGcaacttgttttgttttaaaaaaaattgcaaaggaAGCAACAAATTATTCTACAAGTGGGAATGCTGACAGTGCTTACAATTACTTGAagtcatttgattttatatttatcttgcATTTGATGAAAGAAATTATGGGGATAACAGATGTGCTTTGTCAAGCTTTGCAACTACAAGCTCAAGATGTAGTTAATGCTATGTTTCTGGTTCGTAACACAAAAACTCTTATTCAACAATTGAGAGAAGATGGTTGGGATAAATTACTTGCTAATGTGAGATATTTTTGTGTAAGACATGCTATTGAGATTCCTGATCTCGATGATTTGCATTCAACAACAAGATTTGGACGCTCTCGTCTCGAAGAGAACCTGGTAACAATAGAGCACTATTTTAgagttgaaatattttttactaccattgataaacaattacaagAGTTGAATAGTAGATTTAGTGAGGAGGCAATGGATTTGTTAACTCTAAGTTGTGCTTTGACTCCTAAGGATAGTTATAAAGCTTTTGATGTTGATACTATTTGCACTCTTGTTGATAAATACTATCCCATGGATTTCAATGATCAAGAGAAGATTCACTTGCGTTATCAACTCGAGCAATTCATTGTTGATGCCCGCAAAGAACCATGTTTGAAGAATTTATCAACTATTCAAGAATTATGCTCGTGTTTGGTTGCAACTGAGAGGAATAAAATTTACTTCTTGATTGATAGACTACTCCGCCTTATCATGACTCTTCCAGTTTCTACAGCCACAACTGAGAGATCTTTTTCAGCAATGAAGATTATCAAGACTAGGTTGAGAAACAAGATGGGAAGTGGGTTTCTAAATGATACCATGACAGTTTATATCGAAAGGGAAACTAGTGCAAGTATTAGTTCTGAGTCAGTTATTGATGATTTCAAGTTAGTTGGATCGCGTAACgacttattttaa
- the LOC112419013 gene encoding protein MAIN-LIKE 2-like has translation MLMGEMTVTLDDVACLTHLPIEGRMLAHGKKMPKHEGAALLMTYLGVAQHEAEKICNQEYGGYISYPRLRDFYTSYLGRANVLAGTEDPEEVEELERVRTYCVRCYLLYLVGCLLFGDRSNKRIELIYLTTMADGYARMRNYSWGAMTLAYLYGELADACRPGHRALGGSVTLLTAWFLAHFPGFFSVDLNADYLENYPVAAR, from the exons ATGCTgatgggggagatgactgtgacattggatgatgtcgcatgtctcacgcatcttcctattgaggggcggatgttggcccatgggaagaagatgcccaagcatgagggagcggcactgCTGATGACGTATCTTGGTGTGGCCCAGCATGAGGCTGAGAAGATCTGCAACCAGgagtacggtgggtacattagctaccccaggctgagggacttctatacctcgtaccttggtagggccaacGTATTGGCGGGTACGGAGGATCCTGAGGAGGTTGAGGAGCTGGAGAGGGTCAGGACATACTGCGTCCGGTGTTACCTTCTGTACTTggtcggatgcttgttgtttggcgatagaagcaacaagcgcatcgaGCTGATATATTTGACGACCATGGCGGACGGCTACGCAaggatgcgtaattattcctggggagCTATGACCCTCGCCTACCTATACGGCGAGTTGGCGGATGCATGTAGGCCTGGACACAGAGCGCTTGGggggagcgtgacactgctcact gcatggtttttggcgcattttccagGGTTTTTCAGTGTTGATCTCAACGCTGACTACCTGGAAAACTATCCGGTTGCAGCGAGGTGA
- the LOC11441996 gene encoding nuclear pore complex protein NUP35, giving the protein MSTTAQRTPRSGRQSLFFQDLASPVNARRGKFSSPGQSGASSSLWRENFGNSDLPPPPFFTLEDRSDFSPESGILDYQMSPETKSDHKTPIQTPNREFSTPAKGKSEASTSYALRGVQQNQQGSLSLNWWSSPAKSGGEQEEKGRGSPVEGVVQPGALITLPPPPEVARPEVQRNSLPAGNLNEEEWVTVYGFSPNDTNLVLREFEKCGEILKHVPGPRDANWMHILYQNRSAAQNALNKNGIQINGVLIIGVKPLDPMQRQALTERLNNQGFMPLPLPTARNSEVSTSRAPSRPYYLQNGNATTRQTGGTIASPTKSFASKIMDLMFAV; this is encoded by the exons atgagcACCACAGCGCAAAGAACTCCAAGGTCTGGTAGACAGTCACTATTTTTTCAGGATTTAGCATCCCCTGTTAATGCCCGCCGGGGAAAGTTTTCCAGTCCAGGCCAGTCAGGAGCATCTTCTTCTCTATGGCGTGAAAACTTTGGTAATTCGGACCTTCCTCCGCCTCCTTTTTTCACCTTGGAAGACAGATCAGACTTTTCTCCAGAATCAGGCATACTGGATTACCAAATGTCTCCTGAGACTAAGTCGGACCATAAAACTCCCATCCAAACTCCAAATAGAGAATTTTCGACTCCAGCGAAAGGCAAGTCCGAAGCCAGCACATCTTATGCTTTAAGAGGGGTGCAGCAAAACCAACAAGGCTCGCTTAGTTTGAATTGGTGGTCGTCACCTGCAAAGAGTGGTGGTGAACAAGAGGAGAAAGGAAGGGGTTCTCCAGTCGAGGGTGTGGTTCAGCCTGGTGCATTGATTACTCTTCCTCCACCACCAGAAGTGGCAAGGCCTGAAGTCCAGCGAAATTCCTTACCTGCAGGAAATCTTAACGAGGAAGAATGGGTAACAGTATATGG ATTTTCTCCAAATGATACTAATTTGGTTTTAAGGGAGTTTGAAAAATGTGGTGAAATTTTGAAACATGTTCCTGGCCCTAGAGATGCTAACTGGATGCACATTTTGTATCAG AATCGATCTGCTGCACAAAATGCTCTCAACAAGAATGGAATACAAATTAATGGAGTCCTAATTATTGGTGTGAAACCCTTGGATCCCATGCAACGTCAAGCTTTGACCGAAAGGCTTAACAATCAAGGATTTATGCCCCTACCTCTACCCACTGCTAGGAACTCAGAAGTAAGCACATCAAGAGCTCCTTCTCGGCCATATTATCTGCAGAATGGCAATGCAACTACAAGGCAGACTGGAGGTACCATTGCTTCCCCAACAAAATCCTTTGCATCCAAGATCATGGACTTGATGTTTGCAGTCTAG
- the LOC112419463 gene encoding zinc finger MYM-type protein 1-like, which translates to MERKVKKKKSVTLDHFYKKRACESERDEQGMTPPSQPIKVPRIEEDITHMTQPVDVQRIEELHNAGDFLNSLERDPGKRSPIWTFPANHVDEIRRAYLNWGPYQIHLEEYPLSGTGDHPRRFKDTWFNLFHSWLEYSPSKDAAFCLPCYLFNKGPNGRSEFDVFVITGFRGWKRVRDGKNCAFLKHVGKDPCSHHNNAVKACNDLLNQRAHIRHGFQKQSSSQIMNNRLRLKASIDVVRWLTLQACAFRGHDEKVISKNQGNFLELLKLLASYNDEVAQVVLNNAPKNEKYTCHQVQKELLAILSSRVKKHIREEIGDSKFCIIVDEARDESQKEQMALVLRFVDKDGLIQERFLI; encoded by the exons ATGGAAAG aaaagttaagaagaagaagagtgtAACACTTGATCATTTTTATAAGAAGAGAGCTTGTGAGAGTGAAAGAGATGAACAAGGAATGACTCCTCCATCTCAACCTATTAAAGTTCCAAGAATTGAAGAAGACATAACTCATATGACTCAACCTGTTGATGTTCAAAGAATTGAAGAATTGCATAACGCGGGTGATTTTTTGAATTCTTTAGAACGTGATCCTGGAAAGCGTTCCCCAATATGGACATTTCCAGCAAATCATGTGGATGAAATACGAAGAGCTTATTTGAATTGGGGTCCATATCAAATCCATTTAGAAGAATATCCTTTGTCTGGTACAGGAGATCATCCAAGACGGTTTAAAGATACTTGGTTTAACTTATTTCATTCATGGCTAGAATATTCACCTTCAAAGGATGCCGCATTTTGCTTACCATGCTATCTTTTTAACAAAGGACCAAATGGACGTTCTGAATTTGATGTCTTCGTTATTACAGGTTTTAGAGGTTGGAAGAGAGTTAGAGATGGAAAGAATTGTGCTTTTCTTAAGCACGTTGGGAAGGATCCTTGCTCGCATCACAACAATGCAGTGAAAGCTTGTAATGACTTGTTGAATCAAAGGGCACACATTAGACATGGATTTCAAAAACAAAGCTCAAGTCAAATTATGAATAACCGACTACGTCTCAAGgcttcaattgatgttgttcgTTGGTTAACACTTCAAGCTTGTGCTTTTAGGGGTCACGACGAAAAGGTTATATCAAAAAACCAAGGTAATTTTCTTGAGTTGCTAAAACTTTTGGCCTCTTATAATGATGAAGTTGCACAAGTTGTGTTGAATAATGCTCCAAAGAATGAAAAATATACTTGCCATCAAGTTCAAAAAGAGCTCTTGGCAATTCTTTCTAGTAGAGTGAAAAAACATATCCGTGAGGAAATTGGTGATTCCAAGTTTTGTATCATTGTAGATGAAGCTCGCGATGAGTCACAAAAGGAACAAATGGCTCTTGTGTTAAGATTTGTTGATAAAGATGGTTTAATACAAGAGCGATTTTTGATATGA